AGAAAGCAGACGCTCCACATCGTTCCGCTGGCCAAGAAAGCGGGCTTTTTCCGGCGGCAGCCCTTCAAGGGTGAAAAGCGCCTTAAGCTCAGGGGAATCCGTGTCGCGGCCCGCAAAAACAAGTATAAAATCCAGTCCCCTGGAGTAAAGCGTTTTGGCGGCTTTCAGCAATACATGCTGGCCCTTGTGGGCACTGAAGTTGCCTACCAATATTATAACCGGCAGACCTGGCGGCAGGCACAGTTCTTCCGTTATGGCAGGCGCCGGCGGCTGTGGAAAAAAGAGGGCGGTGTCGGTGCCGCTGTAAATGGTACGCACACGATTTTCGGGCAGGCCATAGGCCGTAAGCAGGCCGCGTACCGATTCGGCCACAGCTATAAAACCGTCTATCAGGCTGCTTTTGTACTTTAGTTTGGCAAAGAAAGTGGTGATAATGGGGTGAGAAACCCTTCGCGTTACCAGGAAGACCGGTTTATGCCGCGCCCGAAGTTTTGCTATAAGGGCCATGGCATGGGCCTTGGGGTGATGAGCATGCAGGATATCCGGCTGCCTCTCATTTATCAGGCGGGCGAGCGCAAAAGCGGTTATAAGGTCATAGTCGCGGCAGGGCTTAAAATGGACCACTTCAAAACCTTCCGCGGCGGCCTTTCGTCCGAGGTCACCGTCAGGGGGACAGGCAAAAATATTAAGCTGCCCGGCTTTGCGCAGTTGGCGCGCCAGGAAAAGGGCCTGAGCGGCGCCGCCGGTCCAGCCGGAACTCTCCGTTATATGCAGTATTTTTAATTTATGAGCGCTCATTTTCAGTTTGACAT
This is a stretch of genomic DNA from Elusimicrobiota bacterium. It encodes these proteins:
- a CDS encoding glycosyltransferase produces the protein MSAHKLKILHITESSGWTGGAAQALFLARQLRKAGQLNIFACPPDGDLGRKAAAEGFEVVHFKPCRDYDLITAFALARLINERQPDILHAHHPKAHAMALIAKLRARHKPVFLVTRRVSHPIITTFFAKLKYKSSLIDGFIAVAESVRGLLTAYGLPENRVRTIYSGTDTALFFPQPPAPAITEELCLPPGLPVIILVGNFSAHKGQHVLLKAAKTLYSRGLDFILVFAGRDTDSPELKALFTLEGLPPEKARFLGQRNDVERLLSVASVSVNAAVKGEALSGSIRESLAMGVPAAASDISGNSEIVKDGVTGLLFPPGDAGALADRLETLLKNEALRAELSKNSVALVREKFTVEIMGARTLAYYRELLKGSR